A stretch of the Coprobacillus cateniformis genome encodes the following:
- a CDS encoding DgaE family pyridoxal phosphate-dependent ammonia lyase, translating to MEDIYEKYQVKQVINASGKMTILGGSRVSEDICQQMNIGASHFFEVKDLLDKTGNYLAALIGVESAYIVNSASGAIAQSVAACVSRGKLQYILDIYNPENKKREVIICKGHNVDYGTPIEVTIGMGGGHVVEAGYANKCTLEHIEAKINENTVALIYVKSHHCVQKGMPDMKAFIELGHRYHLPVIVDAAAEEDLKVYDNLGADAVVYSGTKAFEGPTSGLLIGKKVFIDQVKKQSQGIGRVMKVGKENILGLTYAIEKYLSKEHLTLQQQSQRLEIFNQKLNANDGISARIIQDGAGRLIMRSEITFDEKKLSKNALQIAQALKEGELHIYTRDYRANEGKIEIDIRDVNDQELNMIYEKIVKIIGGRKDE from the coding sequence ATGGAAGATATATATGAAAAATATCAAGTTAAACAAGTTATTAATGCTTCTGGGAAAATGACAATTTTAGGTGGTTCACGAGTCAGTGAAGATATTTGTCAGCAGATGAATATTGGTGCATCACATTTCTTTGAAGTTAAAGATCTGTTGGATAAAACTGGCAATTATTTAGCAGCGCTTATTGGTGTAGAATCTGCTTATATTGTCAATAGTGCTTCTGGCGCTATTGCCCAAAGTGTTGCTGCCTGTGTATCAAGAGGTAAGCTACAGTACATCTTAGATATTTATAATCCTGAAAACAAAAAAAGAGAAGTTATTATTTGTAAAGGGCATAATGTTGATTATGGAACACCTATTGAAGTGACGATTGGAATGGGTGGAGGACATGTTGTTGAAGCTGGTTATGCAAATAAATGTACATTAGAACATATTGAAGCAAAAATCAATGAAAATACAGTTGCACTTATCTATGTGAAGTCTCATCATTGTGTTCAAAAAGGTATGCCGGATATGAAAGCATTCATTGAGTTAGGTCATCGTTATCACTTGCCTGTGATTGTCGATGCGGCTGCTGAGGAAGATTTAAAGGTTTATGACAACTTAGGAGCAGATGCTGTTGTTTATAGTGGGACAAAAGCTTTTGAAGGTCCGACTTCTGGTTTACTGATTGGGAAAAAGGTATTTATTGATCAAGTGAAAAAACAAAGTCAGGGGATTGGCCGTGTCATGAAAGTAGGCAAAGAGAATATTTTAGGCTTGACTTATGCGATTGAAAAATATTTATCAAAAGAACATTTGACATTACAACAACAATCTCAACGTTTAGAAATATTTAACCAAAAACTAAATGCCAATGATGGCATATCGGCACGGATTATACAAGATGGTGCTGGTCGTCTGATTATGAGAAGTGAAATAACGTTTGATGAGAAGAAATTGTCTAAGAATGCACTGCAGATTGCACAGGCATTAAAAGAAGGAGAACTTCATATTTATACGCGTGATTATCGTGCCAATGAAGGAAAAATAGAAATTGATATAAGAGATGTCAATGACCAAGAATTAAATATGATTTATGAAAAAATAGTGAAGATTATTGGAGGTAGAAAAGATGAATAA
- a CDS encoding amidohydrolase/deacetylase family metallohydrolase → MNKFMIENARLVDGRIVSIFVQNGVIQQVASSIKVDNETQVIHLDNESYVSAGWIDTHTHCFDKFELYADNCESIGYKKGVTTVIDAGTSGADNVDEFYDSVKNCKTHVYSLLNISKTGLYAQNELADMRHVDSDAFMQAYQKHPHFIIGVKARMSKSVVEESGDLPLFEALKIAEQTKLPLMVHIGTAPSKLETVLANIRSGDIVTHIFNPKTNGIIQDSHIKECVFDAYQRGVFFDLGHGTDSFSFDVLDKANQNDLKVHSISSDIYYRNRQNGPVYDLATTMSKLYRKGYDLKEVIACVTSHPAKMLNLSHLGRIEKGYCGEFTIFKIIHKNKELVDSTGKRIIVSEYIQPVAVIIRNEYIQLEEDC, encoded by the coding sequence ATGAATAAATTTATGATTGAAAATGCAAGACTTGTAGATGGCAGAATTGTGAGTATTTTTGTTCAAAATGGTGTCATTCAACAAGTTGCTTCTTCTATAAAGGTAGACAATGAGACTCAGGTTATTCATTTAGATAATGAGAGTTATGTAAGTGCTGGCTGGATAGATACTCATACGCATTGTTTTGATAAGTTTGAACTCTATGCTGATAATTGCGAAAGTATTGGCTATAAAAAAGGTGTAACAACTGTGATAGATGCAGGAACATCTGGTGCAGATAATGTTGATGAGTTTTATGATAGTGTAAAAAATTGTAAAACACATGTATATTCATTATTAAATATCTCTAAAACAGGGCTATACGCACAAAATGAATTGGCAGATATGCGACATGTTGATAGCGATGCTTTTATGCAGGCGTATCAAAAACATCCCCATTTTATTATTGGTGTGAAGGCCAGAATGAGTAAGAGTGTTGTTGAAGAAAGTGGTGATTTGCCTTTATTTGAAGCGTTAAAAATTGCTGAACAAACAAAGCTGCCATTGATGGTGCACATTGGAACTGCACCTTCAAAACTGGAGACAGTTTTAGCGAATATCAGAAGCGGGGATATTGTCACTCATATTTTCAATCCGAAAACGAATGGTATTATTCAAGATAGTCACATTAAAGAATGTGTATTTGATGCTTATCAAAGAGGTGTGTTCTTTGATTTGGGTCATGGTACAGATAGTTTTTCATTTGATGTATTAGATAAGGCGAATCAAAATGATCTAAAAGTTCACAGTATTAGCAGTGATATTTATTATCGTAATCGTCAAAATGGGCCTGTTTATGATCTTGCGACGACAATGTCAAAACTTTATAGGAAAGGATATGATTTGAAGGAAGTTATAGCTTGTGTGACAAGCCATCCTGCAAAAATGTTGAATTTATCACATCTTGGTCGGATTGAAAAAGGCTATTGTGGTGAGTTTACAATATTTAAGATTATTCATAAAAATAAAGAATTGGTTGATTCGACTGGAAAGAGAATCATTGTATCCGAGTATATTCAACCAGTTGCAGTGATCATACGTAACGAATATATTCAACTTGAGGAGGATTGTTAA
- a CDS encoding chromate transporter, with translation MILLQLFFEFFKVGLFSIGGGLATLPFLYDISNTLGWFTHGDIANMIAIAESTPGAIGINMSTYAGYQVDGILGGIVATIGLITPSVIIILVIARLLKKFKENKLVQDVFFGLRPASVAMIASAGIGVIKIALVNIPLFESTGHLLDLFVVPGIILAIVLYTLSKKTTWSPIILVAISAVVGIVLHLGGA, from the coding sequence ATGATTTTATTACAATTGTTTTTTGAATTCTTCAAAGTAGGACTTTTTTCCATTGGTGGGGGATTAGCCACTTTACCATTTCTATATGATATCTCAAATACACTTGGCTGGTTTACACATGGCGATATTGCCAATATGATTGCTATTGCAGAATCAACACCAGGAGCCATTGGTATTAATATGTCTACTTATGCAGGCTATCAAGTTGATGGTATACTTGGTGGTATAGTTGCCACAATTGGATTGATTACACCATCTGTTATTATTATTTTAGTGATTGCACGATTGTTAAAAAAGTTTAAAGAAAATAAACTTGTTCAAGATGTTTTCTTTGGTTTAAGGCCAGCCTCTGTTGCTATGATAGCATCAGCTGGAATTGGAGTCATTAAAATTGCCTTAGTGAATATCCCACTGTTTGAGTCAACAGGGCATCTCTTAGATTTATTTGTTGTTCCTGGAATTATTTTAGCTATCGTTCTCTATACGTTATCTAAGAAAACAACTTGGTCACCAATTATTCTCGTTGCTATAAGTGCAGTTGTCGGAATTGTGTTGCATTTAGGTGGTGCATAA
- a CDS encoding GntR family transcriptional regulator has translation MNKKTPLYYSIMETIKDSIINGVYPINSLLPTETEFEKIFNVSKITIRKAIDLLEKDGYVSKQSGKGTTVISNSIFNKLSNGYSFANLLKQQGYQVTKENTQFEYISLDPQHELFPYFGRKSLEITRFYYLDGQPYIHLTHYLPGDIEIPVIKNHNDFSLYMFLYKNHYFIAHFHDDFLVEFPPVRILEGLNLEKGPVLGRKRISHDINQKVVEVSYARYNTRIHSYQIQYDV, from the coding sequence ATGAATAAAAAAACACCTTTATATTACTCTATTATGGAAACCATTAAAGATTCAATTATTAATGGTGTCTACCCTATAAATAGTTTATTACCCACTGAGACTGAATTTGAAAAAATCTTTAATGTTAGTAAAATTACAATAAGAAAAGCTATTGACCTTTTAGAAAAAGACGGTTATGTTTCAAAACAAAGTGGTAAAGGCACAACCGTTATAAGCAATAGCATTTTCAATAAATTATCAAATGGTTATTCTTTTGCTAATCTTTTAAAACAGCAAGGATATCAAGTGACAAAGGAAAATACACAATTTGAATATATTTCATTAGATCCTCAACATGAGTTATTTCCTTATTTTGGGAGGAAAAGTCTAGAAATTACTCGCTTTTACTATCTAGATGGACAACCTTATATCCATCTGACACATTATTTACCAGGTGATATTGAAATCCCTGTTATTAAGAATCATAATGATTTTTCATTGTATATGTTCCTTTATAAGAATCACTATTTTATTGCTCATTTTCATGATGACTTTCTTGTTGAGTTTCCTCCAGTTCGTATATTAGAGGGGCTTAATCTAGAAAAAGGACCAGTCCTTGGAAGAAAAAGAATATCACATGATATTAATCAAAAAGTTGTTGAAGTCTCATATGCAAGATACAATACAAGAATTCATAGTTATCAAATTCAGTATGATGTTTAG